Proteins found in one Streptomyces sp. NBC_00461 genomic segment:
- a CDS encoding phosphotransferase, which produces MTVTRKPLTRGDLAPLARAAVGPHRTLSAVTRLRGGTKKGVYRLAFDDDSTAVAYVWSADEDYWDAGPADLRDPFSHGTGLDLFTAAHDRLSAAGVRTPRLLYSDATHTRLPADAAVVEDVTGGSLEQALERHPNAARASLDLLSAQLGELHAQVGPTFGKVALVDNGGTPAAGSCEQHVTKGALRALDEIVVRDPRAAAAREQLTDTVRALSAAVRPRTRHVLIHGELGPDHVLLTPDGRPALIDIEGLLYFDVEWEHVFLRIRFHEHYETLRTPDLDEDRLRLYHLAMRLSLVAGPLRLLDGDFPDRAAFRAIAEHNLVQALRLVGC; this is translated from the coding sequence ATGACCGTCACCCGCAAGCCGCTCACCCGGGGTGACCTCGCCCCGCTCGCCCGAGCCGCCGTCGGCCCCCACCGCACCCTCTCCGCCGTCACGCGCCTGCGCGGGGGCACCAAGAAGGGTGTCTACCGCCTCGCCTTCGACGACGACTCGACGGCCGTGGCCTACGTCTGGTCGGCCGACGAGGACTACTGGGACGCGGGCCCCGCCGACCTCCGTGACCCCTTCTCCCACGGCACCGGCCTCGACCTCTTCACGGCGGCGCACGACCGCCTGTCCGCGGCCGGTGTCCGCACCCCCCGCCTCCTGTACAGCGACGCCACGCACACTCGTCTCCCGGCGGACGCGGCGGTCGTCGAGGACGTGACGGGCGGCAGCCTGGAACAGGCGCTGGAACGGCATCCGAACGCGGCCCGCGCGTCCCTGGACCTGCTGTCCGCCCAGCTCGGGGAACTGCACGCACAGGTGGGCCCGACCTTCGGCAAGGTCGCCCTCGTCGACAACGGCGGTACTCCGGCGGCCGGTTCGTGCGAGCAGCACGTCACCAAGGGCGCCCTGCGCGCCCTCGACGAGATCGTCGTACGGGATCCACGGGCCGCCGCCGCCCGCGAACAACTGACGGACACCGTACGGGCGTTGTCGGCCGCCGTCCGCCCTCGCACCCGTCACGTCCTCATCCACGGCGAACTCGGCCCGGACCACGTCCTGTTGACTCCGGACGGCCGTCCGGCCCTCATCGACATCGAGGGCCTGCTGTACTTCGACGTGGAGTGGGAGCACGTGTTCCTGCGGATCCGTTTCCACGAGCACTACGAAACCCTGCGTACCCCGGACCTCGACGAGGACCGCCTCCGCCTCTATCACCTGGCCATGCGACTGTCCCTGGTCGCGGGCCCGCTGCGCCTCCTGGACGGCGACTTCCCCGACCGGGCGGCTTTCCGCGCGATCGCGGAGCACAACCTGGTGCAGGCCCTGCGCCTGGTGGGATGCTGA
- a CDS encoding succinate dehydrogenase/fumarate reductase iron-sulfur subunit: MSSYEARFKVWRGDIKGGDLEDFEVEVNDGEVVLDIIHRLQSTQAPDLAVRWNCKAGKCGSCSAEVNGRPRLMCMTRMSVFTREETITVTPLRAFPVVRDLVTDVGFNYTKAREVPAFVPPADLGPGEYRMMQEDVDRSQEFRKCIECFLCQDTCHVVRDHEENKPAFAGPRFLMRVAELDMHPLDAAADSGLDRKKTAQDEHGLGYCNITKCCTEVCPEGIKITDNALIPLKERAVDRKYDPLVWLGSKIRRRSS; encoded by the coding sequence GTGAGCAGCTACGAGGCCCGCTTCAAGGTGTGGCGGGGCGACATCAAGGGCGGCGACCTGGAGGACTTCGAGGTCGAGGTCAACGACGGCGAGGTGGTCCTGGACATCATCCACCGCCTCCAGTCCACCCAGGCCCCCGACCTCGCCGTGCGCTGGAACTGCAAGGCGGGCAAGTGCGGTTCGTGCTCGGCGGAGGTCAACGGGCGGCCGCGCCTGATGTGCATGACGCGCATGTCGGTGTTCACGCGGGAGGAGACGATCACCGTCACACCGCTGCGCGCCTTCCCCGTAGTACGCGACCTGGTGACGGACGTCGGCTTCAACTACACCAAGGCGCGCGAGGTCCCGGCCTTCGTCCCGCCTGCGGACCTCGGCCCCGGTGAGTACCGGATGATGCAGGAGGACGTGGACCGCTCGCAGGAGTTCCGCAAGTGCATCGAGTGCTTCCTGTGCCAGGACACCTGCCATGTCGTCCGCGACCACGAGGAGAACAAACCGGCGTTCGCCGGCCCGCGCTTCCTGATGCGCGTCGCCGAGCTGGACATGCACCCGCTGGACGCGGCCGCCGACAGCGGCCTCGACCGCAAGAAGACCGCCCAGGACGAACACGGCCTCGGCTACTGCAACATCACCAAGTGCTGCACTGAGGTCTGTCCCGAGGGCATCAAGATCACGGACAACGCGCTGATTCCCCTGAAGGAACGCGCGGTCGACCGCAAGTACGACCCGTTGGTGTGGCTGGGGTCGAAGATCAGGCGGCGGTCCTCGTAG
- a CDS encoding fumarate reductase/succinate dehydrogenase flavoprotein subunit, which yields MSVVDRQEWDVVVVGAGGAGLRAAIEARERGARTAVICKSLFGKAHTVMAEGGIAAAMANVNEHDNWQVHFRDTMRGGKFLNQWRMAELHAQEAPDRVWELETWGALFDRTKEGKISQRNFGGHEYPRLAHVGDRTGLELIRTLQQKIVSLQQEDKRETGDYESRLKVFQECTVTRILKTVPDSGSTAGSRVSGVFGYERETGRFFVLEAPSVVIATGGIGKSFKVTSNSWEYTGDGHALALLAGAPLLNMEFVQFHPTGMVWPPSVKGILVTESVRGDGGVLRNSDGNRFMFDYVPDVFKEKYAESEEEGDRWYEDPDNNRRPPELLPRDEVARAINSEVKAGRGSPHGGVFLDVSTRMPAEVIKRRLPSMYHQFKELADVDITAEAMEVGPTCHYVMGGIAVESDTAAARGVPGLFAAGEVAGGMHGSNRLGGNSLSDLLVFGRRAGWHAAEHAAALAFERPAVDEVQVDTAAAEALRPFSAEGPEGLAPGEPARADGRPPENPYTLHQELQQTMNDLVGIIRREAEMEQALEKLADLRVRARRAGVEGHRQFNPGWHLALDLRNMLLVSECVARAALERTESRGGHTREDHPTMDRTWRRINLLCQLTDPTGGLAATDPVRGQIALTRETTESIRADLLALFEKEELVKYLAEEELYE from the coding sequence ATGTCCGTGGTCGACCGGCAGGAGTGGGACGTCGTCGTGGTCGGTGCCGGGGGCGCGGGCCTCCGCGCCGCCATCGAGGCGCGCGAGCGGGGTGCCCGTACGGCCGTGATCTGCAAGTCGTTGTTCGGCAAGGCGCACACGGTGATGGCCGAAGGCGGCATCGCGGCGGCCATGGCCAATGTCAACGAGCACGACAACTGGCAGGTCCACTTCCGCGACACCATGCGCGGCGGCAAGTTCCTCAACCAGTGGCGGATGGCCGAGCTGCACGCGCAGGAGGCCCCGGACCGGGTGTGGGAGCTGGAGACCTGGGGCGCCCTCTTCGACCGTACGAAGGAAGGGAAGATCTCCCAGCGCAACTTCGGCGGCCACGAGTACCCGCGTCTCGCGCACGTCGGCGACCGTACGGGCCTGGAGCTGATCCGCACGCTGCAGCAGAAGATCGTCTCGCTGCAGCAGGAGGACAAGCGGGAGACCGGCGACTACGAGTCCCGTCTGAAGGTCTTCCAGGAGTGCACGGTCACCAGGATCCTCAAGACCGTGCCCGACAGCGGCTCCACCGCGGGCAGCCGCGTCTCCGGCGTCTTCGGCTACGAGCGCGAGACCGGCCGTTTCTTCGTCCTGGAAGCCCCGTCCGTGGTGATCGCGACCGGCGGCATCGGCAAGTCCTTCAAGGTGACGTCGAACTCGTGGGAGTACACGGGCGACGGGCACGCGCTCGCCCTGCTGGCCGGGGCGCCGCTGCTGAACATGGAGTTCGTGCAGTTCCACCCGACCGGCATGGTCTGGCCGCCGTCGGTCAAGGGCATCCTCGTCACCGAGTCCGTCCGCGGCGACGGCGGGGTGCTCAGGAACTCCGACGGGAATCGCTTCATGTTCGACTACGTCCCCGACGTCTTCAAGGAGAAGTACGCGGAGTCGGAGGAGGAGGGCGACCGCTGGTACGAGGACCCGGACAACAACCGGCGTCCGCCCGAGCTGCTCCCCCGCGACGAGGTCGCCCGTGCGATCAACTCCGAGGTCAAGGCGGGCCGCGGCTCCCCGCACGGCGGCGTCTTCCTCGACGTCTCGACCCGTATGCCCGCCGAGGTCATCAAGCGCCGGCTGCCGTCCATGTACCACCAGTTCAAGGAGCTGGCGGACGTGGACATCACGGCCGAGGCGATGGAGGTCGGGCCGACCTGTCACTACGTGATGGGCGGCATCGCGGTCGAGTCCGACACGGCCGCCGCACGCGGCGTGCCGGGGCTGTTCGCGGCCGGTGAGGTGGCGGGCGGCATGCACGGCTCGAACCGCCTGGGCGGGAACTCCCTGTCCGACCTGCTGGTGTTCGGGCGCCGGGCGGGCTGGCACGCGGCCGAACACGCGGCGGCCCTGGCCTTCGAACGGCCCGCCGTCGACGAGGTCCAGGTCGACACGGCGGCCGCGGAGGCGCTGCGCCCCTTCTCCGCCGAGGGCCCCGAGGGCCTCGCACCGGGAGAGCCGGCCAGGGCGGACGGACGGCCGCCGGAGAACCCGTACACCCTCCACCAGGAACTCCAGCAGACCATGAACGACCTCGTCGGCATCATCCGCCGCGAGGCCGAGATGGAGCAGGCGCTGGAGAAGCTGGCGGATCTTCGGGTACGGGCCCGCCGGGCCGGTGTCGAGGGGCACCGCCAGTTCAACCCCGGCTGGCATCTCGCCCTGGACCTCAGGAACATGCTGCTGGTCAGCGAGTGCGTGGCCCGGGCGGCGCTGGAGCGCACCGAGTCGCGCGGCGGCCACACCCGCGAGGACCATCCGACGATGGACCGCACGTGGCGCCGGATCAACCTGCTGTGCCAACTGACCGATCCCACGGGCGGGTTGGCGGCCACGGACCCCGTGCGCGGCCAGATCGCCCTCACCCGCGAGACCACCGAATCCATCCGCGCCGACCTGCTCGCCCTCTTCGAGAAGGAGGAGCTGGTCAAGTACCTCGCCGAAGAGGAGCTGTACGAGTGA
- a CDS encoding ABC transporter family substrate-binding protein, translating into MSHDGVGPTAGPCQPRRGSAPKGRGELREQPRRARRRSTADPGSSRGALRSVAFLTAGALAVSALAGCSSENKAGKPLAGPDYAPAARDLVVDGGTLRWAVDDVPETLNTFQSDADAATSRVAQAVLPSMYRLDQKGRPVRNADYLESAKVVDTEPKQVVLYKLNQQAVWSDGREIGAADFAAQWRALSGKDSAYWTARNAGYDRIEKIERGANDLQVKVTFARPYADWQSLFSPLYPKDVMGTPDAFNDGARRKLKVTAGPFALKQVDTKNEQVTLVRNPRWWGRPAKLDEIDLKAVPLDKRATALAEGKIDLAEIDPSDAGHFAVADRAKGTGTPLMGPGGRRAAAKGLEDFVVRKSLEPAYTQLALNGSTGPLADERVRRAVARALDRAALAEAVLKPLGLPAVPVGSHLALSGQAAYADSSGALGGQDTAEAQALLADAGWVRGGPVKEQQEKAEKAEKAAGAKGKKAEHDSEGGDDGTYIVGEDDKSGDTGDIGDTKNGDSRDGDGKDPKDHAKKHENAKGGEGSGKHLADGGQYAEQRVMQGGAPGAYAPKGTAVPAGAAAGTLAKDGKPLSLRFVLPSGAGSEVLRTVADRISRMLQRVGITTQITKVADESYFKDHIASGQFDLALYSWPASAFPATDARPIYAKPVPAADGSLDVEQNYTRIGTDQVDQLFDRAVATLDGDDNRALIRKADSRIWAAAGSIPLYQRPQLTAAKKSVVNAGSFGFQTPVYENMGFLQKGAKPSASPSTGN; encoded by the coding sequence ATGTCCCACGACGGCGTCGGACCCACGGCCGGGCCATGTCAGCCGCGGCGCGGCAGCGCCCCGAAGGGGCGCGGGGAACTGCGCGAGCAGCCACGACGTGCCCGCAGGCGATCCACGGCCGATCCCGGGTCTTCCCGCGGAGCGCTGCGCTCGGTCGCCTTCCTCACCGCAGGCGCGCTCGCCGTGTCCGCGCTCGCCGGCTGCAGCTCCGAGAACAAGGCGGGCAAGCCCCTCGCGGGGCCGGACTACGCGCCCGCCGCCCGTGACCTGGTCGTCGACGGCGGCACGCTGCGCTGGGCCGTGGACGACGTGCCCGAGACCCTGAACACCTTCCAGTCGGACGCCGACGCCGCCACGAGCCGTGTCGCGCAGGCGGTTCTGCCGTCCATGTACCGGCTCGACCAGAAGGGGCGGCCGGTACGCAACGCCGACTATCTGGAGTCCGCCAAGGTCGTGGACACCGAGCCCAAGCAGGTCGTGCTCTACAAGCTGAACCAGCAGGCCGTCTGGAGCGACGGCCGCGAGATCGGCGCCGCCGACTTCGCCGCCCAGTGGCGCGCCCTGTCCGGCAAGGACAGCGCGTACTGGACGGCCCGCAACGCCGGCTACGACCGCATCGAGAAGATCGAGCGCGGCGCCAACGACCTGCAGGTCAAGGTCACCTTCGCCCGGCCGTACGCCGACTGGCAGTCGCTGTTCTCGCCGCTGTACCCGAAGGACGTCATGGGTACGCCGGACGCCTTCAACGACGGGGCGCGACGAAAGCTCAAGGTCACCGCTGGGCCCTTCGCCCTGAAGCAGGTCGACACCAAGAACGAGCAGGTCACCCTCGTCCGCAACCCGCGCTGGTGGGGCCGGCCCGCCAAGCTCGACGAGATCGACCTGAAGGCCGTACCGCTCGACAAGCGGGCCACGGCGCTGGCCGAGGGCAAGATCGACCTGGCCGAGATCGACCCGTCCGACGCCGGGCACTTCGCCGTCGCCGACCGGGCCAAGGGCACGGGCACTCCCCTGATGGGTCCGGGCGGCCGCCGTGCCGCCGCGAAGGGCCTGGAGGACTTCGTGGTCCGCAAGTCGCTGGAGCCCGCCTACACCCAGCTCGCCCTCAACGGCTCCACGGGACCCCTCGCGGACGAGCGCGTCCGGCGCGCCGTGGCCCGCGCCCTCGACCGCGCGGCCCTCGCCGAGGCCGTCCTCAAGCCGCTCGGCCTGCCCGCGGTGCCCGTCGGCAGCCACCTCGCGCTGTCCGGGCAGGCCGCCTACGCCGACAGCAGCGGTGCGCTCGGCGGTCAGGACACCGCGGAGGCGCAGGCGCTGCTCGCGGACGCCGGATGGGTGCGCGGCGGTCCGGTCAAGGAGCAGCAGGAGAAGGCCGAGAAAGCCGAGAAGGCCGCCGGCGCCAAGGGCAAGAAGGCCGAGCACGATTCCGAGGGCGGCGACGACGGGACGTACATCGTCGGCGAGGACGACAAGAGCGGGGACACCGGGGACATCGGGGACACCAAGAACGGGGACAGCCGGGACGGGGACGGCAAGGACCCCAAGGACCACGCTAAGAAGCACGAGAACGCGAAGGGCGGCGAGGGGAGCGGTAAGCACCTCGCGGACGGCGGTCAGTACGCCGAGCAGCGGGTGATGCAGGGCGGCGCGCCCGGCGCCTACGCCCCCAAGGGCACCGCGGTCCCCGCGGGCGCCGCGGCCGGGACGCTGGCCAAGGACGGCAAGCCGCTCAGCCTCCGTTTCGTACTGCCGTCGGGCGCCGGCTCGGAAGTCCTGCGGACCGTGGCCGACCGGATCAGCCGCATGCTGCAGCGGGTCGGCATCACCACGCAGATCACGAAGGTCGCCGACGAGAGCTACTTCAAGGACCACATCGCGTCCGGGCAGTTCGACCTCGCCCTGTACTCCTGGCCCGCCTCCGCCTTCCCGGCCACGGACGCCCGGCCCATCTACGCCAAGCCGGTCCCGGCCGCCGACGGCTCCCTCGACGTCGAGCAGAACTACACCCGCATCGGCACCGACCAGGTCGACCAGCTCTTCGACCGGGCCGTCGCCACCCTGGACGGCGACGACAACCGCGCCCTGATCCGCAAGGCCGACTCCCGCATCTGGGCCGCCGCCGGCTCCATCCCCCTCTACCAGCGCCCCCAGCTGACGGCCGCGAAGAAGAGCGTGGTGAACGCGGGCTCCTTCGGCTTCCAGACGCCGGTCTACGAGAACATGGGCTTCCTGCAGAAGGGCGCGAAGCCGTCGGCGAGCCCTTCGACCGGCAACTGA
- the typA gene encoding translational GTPase TypA gives MATRHDIRNVAIVAHVDHGKTTLVDAMLKQAGAFAAHAAESLDDRMMDSNDLEREKGITILAKNTAVKYHPKDGGDVITINIIDTPGHADFGGEVERGLSMVDAVVLLVDASEGPLPQTRFVLRKALQQRLPVILCINKTDRPDSRIDEVVNETYDLFLDLDADEEQIEFPIVYACARDGVASLTKPEDGTVPQDSDSLEPFFSTILSHVPAPQFDEEAPLQAHVTNLDADNFLGRIALLRVEQGELRKGQTVTWIKRDGTMSAVRITELLMTEALTRKPAEKAGPGDICAVAGISDIMIGETLADPENPIPLPLITVDEPAISMTIGTNTSPLVGRGGTGKGADNKAAVKDRKVTARQVKDRLDRELIGNVSLRVLDTERPDAWEVQGRGELALAILVEQMRREGFELTIGKPQVVTKDVEGKVYEPVERMTIDVPEEHMGAVTQLMGVRKGRMDNMSNHGSGWVRMEFVVPSRGLIGFRTEFLTQTRGTGIGHSIHEGHEPWFGTLTTRNNGSLVADRSGAVTAFAMTNLQERGVLFTDPGTEVYEGMIVGENSRSDDMDVNITKEKKLTNMRSSSADSFEAIVPPRKLSLEQSLEFCRDDECVEVTPEAVRIRKVNLDARERARAASRAKNG, from the coding sequence ATGGCCACGCGCCACGACATCCGCAACGTCGCTATCGTCGCCCACGTCGACCACGGCAAGACGACCCTCGTCGACGCAATGCTGAAGCAGGCCGGTGCCTTCGCGGCGCACGCCGCCGAGTCGCTCGACGACCGAATGATGGACTCGAACGACCTGGAGCGTGAGAAGGGCATCACGATCCTGGCCAAGAACACGGCCGTGAAGTACCACCCGAAGGATGGCGGCGACGTCATCACCATCAACATCATCGACACCCCGGGCCACGCCGACTTCGGTGGCGAGGTCGAGCGCGGTCTGTCGATGGTGGACGCGGTGGTCCTGCTGGTCGACGCCTCCGAGGGCCCGCTGCCCCAGACCCGCTTCGTGCTGCGCAAGGCGCTCCAGCAGCGCCTGCCGGTCATCCTCTGCATCAACAAGACCGACCGCCCGGACTCCCGGATCGACGAGGTCGTCAACGAGACCTACGACCTCTTCCTGGACCTGGACGCGGACGAGGAGCAGATCGAGTTCCCCATCGTCTACGCGTGTGCGCGTGACGGCGTGGCCTCGCTGACCAAGCCCGAGGACGGCACCGTCCCGCAGGACAGCGACAGCCTGGAGCCCTTCTTCTCCACGATCCTGTCGCACGTCCCGGCCCCCCAGTTCGACGAGGAGGCCCCGCTCCAGGCGCACGTCACCAACCTGGACGCCGACAACTTCCTCGGCCGTATCGCGCTGCTCCGCGTCGAGCAGGGCGAGCTGCGCAAGGGCCAGACCGTCACGTGGATCAAGCGTGACGGCACGATGTCCGCCGTCCGCATCACCGAGCTGCTGATGACCGAGGCGCTCACCCGCAAGCCGGCCGAGAAGGCGGGCCCCGGTGACATCTGCGCGGTCGCCGGTATCTCCGACATCATGATCGGCGAGACCCTGGCCGACCCGGAGAACCCGATCCCGCTGCCGCTGATCACGGTCGACGAGCCGGCGATCTCGATGACCATCGGCACCAACACCTCGCCGCTGGTCGGCCGTGGCGGTACCGGCAAGGGCGCCGACAACAAGGCCGCCGTCAAGGACCGCAAGGTCACGGCCCGTCAGGTCAAGGACCGCCTGGACCGCGAGCTGATCGGTAACGTCTCCCTGCGCGTGCTCGACACCGAGCGTCCGGACGCCTGGGAGGTCCAGGGCCGTGGTGAGCTGGCGCTCGCCATCCTGGTCGAGCAGATGCGGCGCGAGGGCTTCGAGCTGACCATCGGCAAGCCGCAGGTCGTCACCAAGGACGTCGAGGGCAAGGTCTACGAGCCGGTCGAGCGCATGACGATCGACGTGCCCGAGGAGCACATGGGCGCGGTCACGCAGCTCATGGGCGTTCGCAAGGGCCGGATGGACAACATGTCCAACCACGGCTCGGGTTGGGTCCGCATGGAGTTCGTGGTTCCCTCCCGCGGCCTGATCGGCTTCCGTACCGAGTTCCTCACCCAGACCCGCGGCACGGGCATCGGCCACTCCATCCACGAGGGCCACGAACCGTGGTTCGGCACGCTCACGACCCGTAACAACGGCTCGCTGGTCGCCGACCGCTCCGGTGCCGTCACGGCCTTCGCGATGACGAACCTCCAGGAGCGCGGCGTGCTGTTCACCGACCCCGGCACCGAGGTGTACGAGGGCATGATCGTCGGCGAGAACTCGCGCTCCGACGACATGGACGTGAACATCACCAAGGAGAAGAAGCTCACGAACATGCGGTCCTCCTCGGCCGACTCGTTCGAGGCGATCGTCCCGCCGCGCAAGCTCTCGCTGGAGCAGTCGCTGGAGTTCTGCCGCGACGACGAGTGCGTCGAGGTCACCCCGGAGGCGGTCCGCATCCGCAAGGTGAACCTGGACGCCCGCGAGCGCGCCCGCGCGGCGAGCCGCGCCAAGAACGGCTGA